From the genome of Spinacia oleracea cultivar Varoflay chromosome 2, BTI_SOV_V1, whole genome shotgun sequence, one region includes:
- the LOC110778674 gene encoding protein BASIC PENTACYSTEINE2 isoform X2: MDGDGGLNMRNWGYYDPPMKHLNLQLMSNMADRKPLLGTRDSLIANTNGAFNQRDYVVPNYQVDYMMRDAWIHRDNKYLNMLPTPHSYAIPTETPPTHHPMQMLRQPESSNEERTVRMEPVTEINNGPLKKRSAGKSEKAPKTKKPKKAPTGPKEGGSGSGQRAKSAKKTTEVIINGIDMDISTIPIPVCSCTGTPQQCYRWGSGGWQSACCTTSMSMYPLPMSVKRRGARIAGRKMSLGAFKKVLEKLAAEGYNFTNPIDLRTHWAKHGTNKFVTIR; the protein is encoded by the coding sequence ATGGACGGCGACGGTGGTCTGAATATGCGGAATTGGGGTTATTATGATCCACCCATGAAGCATCTGAACTTGCAGCTCATGTCTAACATGGCGGATCGAAAACCGCTACTTGGAACCCGTGATTCTTTAATTGCGAATACAAATGGGGCATTTAACCAGAGGGATTATGTTGTTCCGAATTACCAGGTTGATTACATGATGAGGGATGCTTGGATCCATAGagataataaatatttaaatatgttGCCTACTCCTCATAGTTATGCTATTCCTACTGAGACACCCCCAACTCATCACCCTATGCAAATGCTTCGACAACCCGAATCTTCTAATGAAGAAAGGACAGTTCGAATGGAGCCAGTAACTGAGATCAATAATGGTCCTTTGAAAAAGAGATCAGCTGGGAAATCTGAAAAGGCTCCTAAAACGAAGAAACCAAAGAAAGCACCTACAGGCCCAAAAGAAGGGGGCAGTGGTTCAGGTCAACGGGCTAAGTCTGCTAAGAAAACTACTGAGGTTATTATAAATGGAATTGATATGGATATATCTACTATTCCTATACCAGTTTGTTCATGCACTGGGACTCCTCAACAATGTTATCGATGGGGTTCTGGTGGTTGGCAATCAGCATGCTGTACAACGAGTATGTCAATGTACCCTTTGCCTATGAGTGTTAAACGACGTGGAGCAAGGATAGCTGGGAGAAAGATGAGTTTGGGAGCCTTCAAGAAGGTGTTGGAAAAGTTGGCAGCCGAAGGTTATAACTTCACTAACCCAATTGATTTGAGGACTCATTGGGCTAAACATGGTACCAACAAGTTTGTCACAATCAGGTAG
- the LOC110778674 gene encoding protein BASIC PENTACYSTEINE2 isoform X1, with protein MACIFGSFLYPLCLSLSSLFLLLSPPFLSPSERKNPNRTRLFPFFVIFPMDGDGGLNMRNWGYYDPPMKHLNLQLMSNMADRKPLLGTRDSLIANTNGAFNQRDYVVPNYQVDYMMRDAWIHRDNKYLNMLPTPHSYAIPTETPPTHHPMQMLRQPESSNEERTVRMEPVTEINNGPLKKRSAGKSEKAPKTKKPKKAPTGPKEGGSGSGQRAKSAKKTTEVIINGIDMDISTIPIPVCSCTGTPQQCYRWGSGGWQSACCTTSMSMYPLPMSVKRRGARIAGRKMSLGAFKKVLEKLAAEGYNFTNPIDLRTHWAKHGTNKFVTIR; from the exons ATGGCGTGCATATTCGGCTCCTTTTTATACCCTTTgtgtctttctctctcctctcttttccttcttctctctcctccctttctctctccatcCGAAAGAAAGAACCCTAACCGAACCCGGCTATTCCCGTTCTTCGTCA TTTTTCCGATGGACGGCGACGGTGGTCTGAATATGCGGAATTGGGGTTATTATGATCCACCCATGAAGCATCTGAACTTGCAGCTCATGTCTAACATGGCGGATCGAAAACCGCTACTTGGAACCCGTGATTCTTTAATTGCGAATACAAATGGGGCATTTAACCAGAGGGATTATGTTGTTCCGAATTACCAGGTTGATTACATGATGAGGGATGCTTGGATCCATAGagataataaatatttaaatatgttGCCTACTCCTCATAGTTATGCTATTCCTACTGAGACACCCCCAACTCATCACCCTATGCAAATGCTTCGACAACCCGAATCTTCTAATGAAGAAAGGACAGTTCGAATGGAGCCAGTAACTGAGATCAATAATGGTCCTTTGAAAAAGAGATCAGCTGGGAAATCTGAAAAGGCTCCTAAAACGAAGAAACCAAAGAAAGCACCTACAGGCCCAAAAGAAGGGGGCAGTGGTTCAGGTCAACGGGCTAAGTCTGCTAAGAAAACTACTGAGGTTATTATAAATGGAATTGATATGGATATATCTACTATTCCTATACCAGTTTGTTCATGCACTGGGACTCCTCAACAATGTTATCGATGGGGTTCTGGTGGTTGGCAATCAGCATGCTGTACAACGAGTATGTCAATGTACCCTTTGCCTATGAGTGTTAAACGACGTGGAGCAAGGATAGCTGGGAGAAAGATGAGTTTGGGAGCCTTCAAGAAGGTGTTGGAAAAGTTGGCAGCCGAAGGTTATAACTTCACTAACCCAATTGATTTGAGGACTCATTGGGCTAAACATGGTACCAACAAGTTTGTCACAATCAGGTAG